The sequence CGGTCATGCTGGCGGTGTTGGAGTTCGACAACGTGGCGTCAAAACTCGTAGAAGTCTCCGTAGCGATGGTTGCGGCTGCCACGGTTGACACTAATGGATCATGCGGTCGCTCGAGGTGCGTTGTGTCGTCCAAGCATCCAATCTTGAAGAGCAGCGCGATGGGTTCCGGTGAGGAGCCCGTCTGGACGTCGTACCACGGCAGGTGACCCGTGATGAGCTGCACCACCGAGCAGCCAAAGGACCAGATGTCAGAGGCGGACGAGTAGGTCCCCTGCACGCACTCGGGGGCCATATACGCTGCCGTCCCGGCGAGTGCATCGGATTTCAGTGTGCGGTTGTTGTCGCTGAGAACGAGGCTGGTGCCGAAGTCGGTCAGCTTCACTGTACCGTCGGAGCTGAGCAGCATGTTCGCAGGCTTTACGTCACGGTGAATGACGCCGCGCGAGTGCAGATAGGCGAGCCCCGAGACCACATCACGCGCGTAGCGACACACGACGCTCTCCcgcagcacgccgcgcgGGTGATGGCGCAGCACGTCCTGCAGCGAGCCCGACGGCATCCACTCCATGTAAATGCGCGCTGTCTCCCTCATGACCATGAAGGCAACCACACGCACGATGTTCGGGTGCGACAGCTCCGTCAGCACCGTGTactcctgcagcacctcgcgcaccgcGACGCTGTGGGCCTTGGACGAgtccagcggcagctccttcGCAGCCAAGTAGCACCCGGCCACCTCGTCCCACGCGCGGAACACCTTGCCGTAGCTACCCTGGCCAAGCGGGACGTCCATCAGGATCTGAAAACGGTCAGTCAGCTTTAGTGTGTCGTTGCACGAGCACTCCTCGTTGCAAATCACCACTACATCTTCCTCCTGCAGGAGCGCCTCAATCGACCGCTCCGCCGACTTCTCCGCCCCGGCGACGCTGAGACTGCTGTTGTTCGCACTGGAGCTGCTGGGAGAGGCGAAGTCTGCCTTGTCGTCGCCAGAGGCGAGCCCGGTCGCCTGCAACAACTGCAACCCAGATGGCAGAGAGCGAAGAGCGTGCGCGGAATTCCGGGCCGTCGCATCACCGTGGCTACCATGGTGGCCGCCAGACTCAGGCGCGATGCCGTCCGAGGAGGGAAAACCGTGGACACCGCTGTTCTCCCGCTTCGGCGCCGGGGACGTCGACTCGCATGGCGTCATGAGCACTTtctcggcggcggccaagGCGCTGTTGGTGAGGTCGCGCCACTGACCCCCGAGTCCATCCAGCCCATCTCGGAAGATCCGGTGAAGAATGGCGGCCTCTTTTTCGTCGAAGAGCGCGCTCACCGCATCCACCTGCCGACTCCACATGGGTGGCTGTTCTCCCTCGTGCGCGCTGTTGAACTCGTACAGCATCAGCACAGCATCGCGCACCCCCGCGTCTGGGAGAGAGGTGGAGTACGCGCCGCTCTCCAACGAAAAGGGAGCCGGGGTCGGCAAAGATGCACCGTCCACCGCGACGGTGGACAACGGGCTGAACATCTCTGTTGCCCGCCCTTCCgtcgcgccggcggcggagggtgaaagcacaccgctgctgttggcCGCCTGATGAGGCAATGGCTGCATAGCAGTATGTGATGCGTCCGCCGTCTTGGCACAGTCGTTTTCCTGGAGCTGCTTAAGTGTTTCACGGAACGCGGCAAAGTCATCCTCTGGTATCAGCTTCAGCGCTGCGGTCGCCCTTTTCGAAATCTCCGCAGACACGTGCTGGGCCGACTCGCAGTAAGTCTTGAAAATGCGGACAGCGCAGTTGAACTGGTGCATGGCACTGTAGTGCATGTTCACGAGGCCAAGTGCGGCTTCCGGGGAGAGCGTTAAATCTACCCTTGCACCGATGTCTGCGAGGCGGCTGCTATCGCTGCAGCCGCTACCTGTGATAGCGGTTGGCGACTGCTCAGCACGGGTGGTCTGCGTCCTCGTCGGTGGCGCCCCCGACTCCGTCTGCACCGAGTTCACCAGCGTGCGCAGGGAGGTGAAGATGGAGTGCACCAGCCGCACCAAAGCGCGGCACGCCACCTCATAGAGCAGGACTGCATTGCGCAGCCGTATCGTTGCAATGGCCACGCCAGTCGGACAGATCAAGATGCTCGggtccgccgcggcgaccgtCTTGATGAGCTCCAGTGTGTCGTCGAGCAACTCCTTCCATGCCGCAGGAGTCGTGAGACCCGACGAAAAATCAGAGGCCGGACCCGCGGAGTCGCTGAGGGTGCAGTCGTCCGAGTCGCACAAGATCTCGCCGCGCACCAGGTCCAGCGTCGGGTGGCGGAAGCGATACTCGCAGAGAGCCTCCATGTAGGCCGTGTTGGTAACGAAGAAGCATATCTCCGCTGCAGGTATATCGAAGGTGGGGTCGATTTGCACCGGAAGGGCTTCGTTCCCTTGCGAGAGCCACGAGGCCGCCCCGCAACTGCACACCCCCTTCAGCTTCAGCTGCTCTAAGAAACAGGACGTCAACGGCTTCACAGCTCTATTACTGCCGACGGCGCTCGCCGACTTCCCTCGACTGCGCGCTGACTTACGCCTTGTCGAGCCGTGCTGGATGGGCTGCAGTGAGCCTGGAAGCCGATCCCCGCTAATGTTCCCCTGCGGAGCTTGCCTGATCACGTCAGCGAGATGCGACACCTGAAAAAGCGATGCACCGCTAGTGCGCACGCTCTCGATGAAGTTGCGTGAGCCGCGCCAGAGCAGCGCGAAAAGTAGGTTCGATGTCTTGCCCATCGCCCACACCTGCCCTGTCTCTATGCGGTCACACATCTGCGCCACCAGCCAGTCGCACATTTCTTTTTCCGTGCACAAGCCGTTCTTGGACGAGGTGAGGGAGACGATGAAGTCGACCAACTTTGCGGGCACCGGTGTCGCGTCGTTCTTCGTCGCTTCCTTGAACGCGAGGATGCTCTTGGTGCACTGGAAGCGGCGCACCTCGAGCGGGATGCCCTTCGCCGCCACGTCCACCTCGTCCTTTCTGCGCCGCGCAGAGGCGCCGGCAGACTTGACCGATAATAAGTCGGTGCCTGTGCGCTCGCGCGAAAGGCCGCCGGTTCGCGAGCCACTCTCACCAGCATCGCAGTCGATGAGGTCCTCTTCGTGGTTGTCGTACACGCTCACTACGCCATCAGGCTTGTATGAGAGCAGTTCTTTGTTATTCGCTCCTGGACACATGCAATCAGTCAGGCTGCAAGCGCCGTCTGAgttcgccgctgcagcggcggccgccgcctccaggtGCTGCATCACGCCGTTCACATCCGCCTCTTCTGACGTCGTCACGGATGTGCCCGAGCTGaagttgctgctgctgctgctgctgctgctgctgcggtgacgGTGAGGACGCAGGCGACCGCCGTCGCACACGTCATGGTTCAAGGATATCCTGAAGTTGTGCATGATCCTCTCTCGAAGCTTTGTCTTCACTGTCTTTCCTTCAATGAGCGACGAACACACGCATGTGCACACCAGCACAAGTACGTACTGTTATGCACCCGTCGCACGTCTCCGCAAGAGCACCGTCAATGTGGTGGCCCCTGTCCTCCTTTCCAGAccaggcgcgcacgcgcacgacagCAGCGTCGAGTTTTTCGTTAGAGGAAAAAGAAGGTGGAAGAGAGATACAAGTTATAGCACCACGGAGCGCAATATAGTGGTGAAATAGTGtttggggtgggggaggggcacacaGTGATGCCGGTGCTGCATGCAGACCGTTACTGCTTGTGCGAGAGGAGGCAGGCCCACagacagggagggaggggggagggaaggtgacgagaagcgcgcacacgtcggAGAAGTCCGTGTTTAAGCAAGACAACAGCAAACCACAAAAGGAGGGGGATAATACAGTCGAGGCGAACACCCCCACACTCAACACAATACCGAAGAAACGCGGGCTCTGCAGAGTGCCActgagaaggggggggaggaaggcagacagaggcacaagggggaagggggggaggCGTGAGGGAAAACAGAAAGAACGCGACAGCGACTGCACCGACAAATCAGctaaaacacacacaaaaaatGTCGTCGACAAGAAGAAGTGCGGGCGTGGATGTGTGGGAAGTAAAGAGTGCTGACAGACGTCAGGAGAGGCTGGGGTGCGCCGCTGTGTGATGGAATCAAAGGCCGACCCGGGCTTCGCAAGGACCTGCTCCAGGGGAGCTGGGGTGTCACACGCAGGAACGCAATAGAAAGTGTCCGTTGTACCTCTCCTTCACGTAGGTACCGAAAGCACGCGGGGAAaccaaagagagagaaataGAGGGAGAGACGCACGGTAGACACGCAAGACGATCTCAACGTTTACGcgtcgctgtggctgcggcgcctgcggCACACCAGTAGCGAACACAAATACAACGCGCACTTTCAATatgtacgcgtgtgcgcgtgtagcCGGAGTGTACACACGAAGCaggaaagaaaacaaaaacgaatTTGAAGAGAAAACTGGCGTTGTTGTATGCGTACACTTCTGCTACCTCACCCTAGtgcagcgcgcgtgtgtgtgggagtgTAGGGGCGTATGGGTTgggcgggagaaggggagagtgAAGGCTCAGCGTCCACTCTGgggcacacaaacacacactcgaacacgcacacaggaaAGACACCGCAGCAGTGACAGCAAGAGAAATGGGGGAGCACGACTGGCGAGTTCAGAGCGCACCagagagaacaacaacaacaagctaacagcggcagcagcagcagcagcaacgacacTCGAAGAAAGGAAAGAACAAACTggggaagaagaaggggggtaccagcggtgcgcgcacgcacacaagagaagagaaggcgaTGCAGCGAGACCAGCAGTGCGACACGAAATGACAACAGGAAAAGACGGCGTGAGAAAGAGCGTGACGGAGTGATAGATAGAGTttgtaagtgtgtgtgtgt is a genomic window of Leishmania major strain Friedlin complete genome, chromosome 17 containing:
- a CDS encoding putative protein kinase — encoded protein: MHNFRISLNHDVCDGGRLRPHRHRSSSSSSSSSNFSSGTSVTTSEEADVNGVMQHLEAAAAAAAANSDGACSLTDCMCPGANNKELLSYKPDGVVSVYDNHEEDLIDCDAGESGSRTGGLSRERTGTDLLSVKSAGASARRRKDEVDVAAKGIPLEVRRFQCTKSILAFKEATKNDATPVPAKLVDFIVSLTSSKNGLCTEKEMCDWLVAQMCDRIETGQVWAMGKTSNLLFALLWRGSRNFIESVRTSGASLFQVSHLADVIRQAPQGNISGDRLPGSLQPIQHGSTRRKSARSRGKSASAVGSNRAVKPLTSCFLEQLKLKGVCSCGAASWLSQGNEALPVQIDPTFDIPAAEICFFVTNTAYMEALCEYRFRHPTLDLVRGEILCDSDDCTLSDSAGPASDFSSGLTTPAAWKELLDDTLELIKTVAAADPSILICPTGVAIATIRLRNAVLLYEVACRALVRLVHSIFTSLRTLVNSVQTESGAPPTRTQTTRAEQSPTAITGSGCSDSSRLADIGARVDLTLSPEAALGLVNMHYSAMHQFNCAVRIFKTYCESAQHVSAEISKRATAALKLIPEDDFAAFRETLKQLQENDCAKTADASHTAMQPLPHQAANSSGVLSPSAAGATEGRATEMFSPLSTVAVDGASLPTPAPFSLESGAYSTSLPDAGVRDAVLMLYEFNSAHEGEQPPMWSRQVDAVSALFDEKEAAILHRIFRDGLDGLGGQWRDLTNSALAAAEKVLMTPCESTSPAPKRENSGVHGFPSSDGIAPESGGHHGSHGDATARNSAHALRSLPSGLQLLQATGLASGDDKADFASPSSSSANNSSLSVAGAEKSAERSIEALLQEEDVVVICNEECSCNDTLKLTDRFQILMDVPLGQGSYGKVFRAWDEVAGCYLAAKELPLDSSKAHSVAVREVLQEYTVLTELSHPNIVRVVAFMVMRETARIYMEWMPSGSLQDVLRHHPRGVLRESVVCRYARDVVSGLAYLHSRGVIHRDVKPANMLLSSDGTVKLTDFGTSLVLSDNNRTLKSDALAGTAAYMAPECVQGTYSSASDIWSFGCSVVQLITGHLPWYDVQTGSSPEPIALLFKIGCLDDTTHLERPHDPLVSTVAAATIATETSTSFDATLSNSNTASMTGSFASTFSKSFRAALPATTVTSQPEISQELIRMLNAIFVVDRKKRPSARELMHHPFFKLM